The Nymphaea colorata isolate Beijing-Zhang1983 chromosome 7, ASM883128v2, whole genome shotgun sequence DNA window GAGAGAGACAAGAGTTCTTTTTCTTGCCGgagagagacgagaggtaaAGAGTCGAGGGTCGAGGGtttcattttacctttttttaatgttaaaatgaaataaaattttaaaaaaatggacaaaattggaCCCGGTCAATGTTGACCGTGTCCAATTTTGGACGGATACGATCCCCGGTACGTTGATtgtacccggtacggtcaacgcataCCGGGGCCGACCCAGGCCCGTACCagtaccggtaccggtgtcgtaccggtaccggtaggGTACGCCCCTTTTGGAAGCGTACCCATGTGACACAGGTTATTATTCATGTTTATAGGAAGTCTTTCCCTTTCagcaccacacacacacacacacagacatagagagagagagagagagagaaagagggaaaggggGGGTGAAGGAGGGAGAGGCTGTTGCAAGACTAACCAAACAATAAAGTAAAACCTTCATCTCTTTTTGCCGCAAAAGGAAATCCAAGAAAATACTAGTACACAGTTCATTAGATTTTGGAGTTTGTGATTTCTCTATCATTAGAATCCACAAATAAAAGATCATGCCCTATCTAGAAATAAAGACATTTACAAGCACAGAGCTACTTAACAAATAAGAAGTAAAGACTCGTTCTCCAGACATAGGGAAACTACCGAGCTCACtgccaaaacaagaaagagattaacTGCTATGGGAGCCAAAAGTTAGACACTTACGAACTTGACAAGTCTATAGTAAATCTGACACTAAAACTGCTAAGGACACCCAAGGCCAAACTTGCAATGTTATTTGCAAGTGTCATTCGTTTTGCAAGGACGCTCAGATCTGGAGCAGGATTCACCACTTAATAATTATAAGAATTCAAGGAGTAGGTTTGCTACTCCCACTTGCCAGAACTCACATCCATACACTAAATCATTTGTCACAAAAAGTTCGAACCTCCAAAAACTCTGAGAAAATAGCAAGGTGATACCTGAGATGGGTCAAGAGTTAGCATCCGCTCCAACAACTCCAAAGCATGTCGATCGAAGCTGAAAGCAAAAATAACTGCATCTCAGGTGCACATTTACTTCTAAGTAAACtggaaacaataacaataataaggtGGTAAAGCACTGATAAACTGCAAAActaaacaaacacaacataaaaaaaaaagtaaatgtgaaaaaaagaacTCCTCAAGACAAATTCTCACTATAAATCATTGTAAACCTGATTCATATGTTTTGTACTTACTGCTTAAAAACATCTCTAAGACGCCTCTTCATTGGTCTTGAAGGCTTGAAATTATTGTACCAAGGAATCTTTGAAACTCCCGGCCAGTTAACCTCATCAGGTGATCCGCAtagttcaaatattttattcaaCTGCTCTGGCTAGAATTATCAGAAAAAGGAAAGTTTCAatcatagagaagaagaggaccAACATAGaatataaaatggaaacatcATGGATGGTTTCTctagaggggggggggggggggggggggtggtgtgAGGAGAATATATGGATTTGTTTTACACCTCCTTATTGAGTTTATTTTAGTTAGACCACTTTGATCAACTCAAACTGATatcatagagaagaagaggaggaccaACATAGAATATATAATGGAAACAGTATGGATGGTGTCTGTACTCGTGTATGTGTTTTGGGGGGGTGGGTGGAGTGGGGGAGGCGAATATATGGATTTGTATTACACCTCCTTATTGATTTTACTTTTGCAGGCGACTTTAATCAACTCAAACTGACCAGTCTAGGCTTAGTTCTCACCAATCTCCATTTTGACAACTAGGACCTAGCTGTCAAACTCAGAAGTAGACACATGTTGGGCCCCTCAAAAAGATAGTACAAGTCAGTtgactaaaaataaaatcattaagtaaaaaaaacagaCATTTAAAGTGACAAAGGTAATAACAAACATAACATATTGTTGCAAGCCAAGTACACCACATTCACCCACTGAATGTAACATcacataatacacacacacacacatacatataaacaatgttgtaaaaggcgcaCTGTacgtttttttaaattcataaaaaaaaaacaatcagtAAGatagagaaaattaaaaaaaaatcatgaaaaacatgttcaataatgaacattcatggttcatcattcataagtcataataTGTTaagaacacattaaaaaaataaacaaatatcttcataaactttagaaaataatcaaaatttatGTAAACCACTAAATTGAGAGATTCTATACcttttgtagaagaagaaacacaaaagCCCTCTTTTTCCAAATACAAATGGATTTCCCACGAGTAACTTTCCCTTCAAACCGGCAGATTTGACCTCGATTTATTTGGACATTTCTCTCCAAAACCAGCAAAACTCCCCCTCCCAAAGCTCTTAGAAGTGttagaaatgaaggaaaacagttttaaaagagaaaacgaTCAAAAGGGACACCGTGCCCCTTTCTTAAAAATAGCTCCGTATTGTAAGATATGGACTGTATCAGTCTTATTGTATGATACAGCAGCCATATCATTCCGATACACCTACAATACACATGCAAATCATGTGCATCATAAGTGTATCGCACAGGTTTTGCTGCCCTATATGACATGTATTATAGAATACGCCTCTATATCATACGATACAAATAACACtgcatataaatatgaaaaagaggGAGCCCATGCACTAGAAGACCAATTAAGCCCTATGACTTTCAGGCCTAGTCAACAAAGCACCGAGCAGGCCAGCTACTCAACAGGTCAAATGGCCTAGTTGGTGGTATGACAAATGAGGATCTAACACAAGCAATAGTATGAGGAATCCTGAAAAATAAGCCGTATAAGCcttaaaatttgaggacaataatttttaaaattatctttttcataaaatgtCTGCCTGTACAGTTAGTCCATCCCCTCTCCTGTCAGCTACTGCTAACACTGGAAACTATTATTAATCCCAAAAATTATAAGACAGCGGAAAAAGGGTTGATGACTTGTCTTGGCGTTGGAACTTGGTGAGCGAAGtaatacatgtataatttttcTGCTATTTTCAGTTGTGAATCACTAAGTTGGATTAGTTTCATCTGCTTTGTATCCAATGCTATGGTTTACAGTTCCGAAAAATCATAAGCTTGAGCAGGCACCTCATTCTTTCCAGGCAAGATTGGCTTCCCATTTAGTAGCTCAGCAAAAATACAACCAACCGACCACATGTCCACAGCTGGCCCATACTTAGTGGAGCCAAGCAGCAACTCTGGAGGTCTGCCAATGAACTCAACAATTAGAAAAGAGAAACTATGTCCAAAAACCAACATCAACATGATTGACAACAAGATATGACAGGTTACCTGTACCAAAGAGTTATCACACGGTTTGTGAGATTTCCATTATGGTCACTAGAAAAAGATCTAGCCAAGCCAAAATCTGCAAGCTTTAAATGCCCTTCATTGTCAATTAGAAGATTGGAACCTGCACAGGAGAGATAGCAAGACGCCAAAGTAGTTAGAAGGGAAACAAACAAGCCCAGAAGACATTGCAGTATATTCTATGGGGTGAAAATAACAACAATGCTGTCTAGTGACCTTTAATATCACGATGAAGAACTTGATTAACATGGCAATAGTGAAGTCCCGTTAACAGCTGCCTCATGTAACACTGAGATATACATAGAAGAATTcatataaataagaatatattcGATTGACGTACTGACCACAATTAAGTGTGTTAAAATGAATTTCTTAAGCTAAAGAGAAGTTTGCCTTTATCTGGGGAACTGTAAACCGCATTCCAGGTCTATCTGATAACCCAGTCAAATCATGGTCCATGTATTCAAATACCATATAAATGCTTCCCTTGTATTTATTGCCATCTgcacaaaaattaatgtttcaaaatgtaatagataaaggaaaaaatatgataatggAATTTTAAATGCACTAAGAAATACCTGGCCTTCCGTGTTCATCTTTTTCTGGTCCTGGTAATTAGATATAGAGAATATAAGATCAGTGACCAACTAAAGTCATCACAATTGAAGAATACCTTATTGAGGAAATAGAACCTGGAGATGTCACAATCTCTTTTAACTGAATGATGTTCTCATGATGaagtttctttaaaattttgatttcacgTATAGCGGTTATAGGAAACTGcaattgtaacaaaaaaaaagtcaaaactaaacaaaatgTATCCATCATCTAAAAAAGTCCCATTAGATAGTAAAGTAGCTAATTGGCAtactccttctctctcattgtCCATGCGTATCTTTTTCAAAGCAACAATCTCGCCTGTTTTGATCTCCCTGGCCATGTACACTTGACTGCACTTCCAAGAACAATGAGAAGAATCATTTAGAGAGTTACAAGAATTAACAATCACTAGAGACAATTCTAGAACACAGAACAATATCATTAGTTTTACTTGCTTTcgtttatttgtgtatattagTGCATATGTGTATGCATATGGTTGTGGTTCTCCAGTTTATCTAAGTGCCTCAGTCTGAATTTTGGCAGGTTAAGAAAAAACTAGCCAAAAGATAGCACATCAAATAGGTTATTGaagattaaagaaagaaaaatactaGCTCACAGACTTACACTATACAGTGGAAACACAAGCACAAATTAAGAACCAAAAATAGCCCTATGCCCCAATAACAGCAGGTGAATATGGGTTTATTTTGTGTTCCTGACAGGCTCAAAAATACGAAAAAGAAATATAGACACAAATTTTATGACCAGTATGACTCAATACTGTCCCTCAAACTGGAAGTCTGGAAGGAACATATCCGTTGGTCCCAACATGAAAGTAGCTTCCTTGAATTTATTAAACCTTCTGGCAGCAAGAAGCTCGAAGTTTAAGCAGGTCAAGTCGCCAGATATTGAAGGAGCAGATGTAGGCCTAAAAAGTTATAGCACTTTTTGGTATAATATTGAGCGGGATACCACATATCTATGTCGGAAGCACATGCAAGCCTGTCTGCAATTCCTCCTAAGAATGAAGAACTTTAGTGTTACTGAGAGACCCTTCTAGCTAGTAAAAATTACGTGTTAAATAATGCCCTTCTAGAGGGCAAATTGAACTTTCATTGTGTAAATCCACCGCCGTTACGATGTCTTCATTAAAGTACGTCAAGAGTCAGGACCCTATTTTATTGATTAACGGTTATCAGCATGTAAATAAAAATGGATGCCCATTTTCCATATATCTACCCACTAAatctttttatgttaatttgatATGCCTATATCCCGTGCATCTAACAGTGAGTTCTTATTGGCTGTGAAAAACTACGTATTGCCCGCGTGTATGTGCTACTGTATATGCAGCCATTTTGTTACTGTGAACGGATATGCGACCACAAGGAATATCCTAACCCTGGTTATCCCATGGTCATACTGTCAGTTACAATTCAAACGGTGTGAAATCAAGAAGCAGATCACCAACGCATAGCACCAAAGAGAAATCTCTTTGCACATTAACTGAAAATTCGTTTTGTGACGATCTACTAAAACCCTAATAGCCAGTTTAAAAGGGGAAAATAGAAACATACAAAGTTGATCAACCCAGAGAAAGAAAGGCATGAAAAGCCTCTTGAAGACCTCGAAGGAGACGCAAGTAACCTCAACCCAACTTTAGGCAATCGGCGAATACATTTCGCGAAAACCAAACCCACACAGTTGAACACCAAAAAAGAGACCACCCAGTGTCACCGATTGCTCAAATCGCTGAAAAACATTggaaaggaaagcaagaaagcatcatggaagaagagagaaagtgGCGCTCCGAATTACCCGTAGGTGCCCTCACCGATCTGCTCGAGCTTCTCAAAGCAATCGACGCTCCGCGATCCCCACGAGGGAGACTCATCGAGGTTTAGCTGCCCGGGTGCGGCCGCCGCCATCGGTCGCTGCCTCCCACCCTCCTGTCCCCACTTGAGGAGTCGTCAAGAAAAGCACCCAAAGCCTTACGCGCCTGTTTCAAGCAATCTCCTTATCTCTTCCCCTCCTCTTcgtcctcctccacctcctcctccttctgctgttgctgctgcacGTCAACAGGACGGAATGAAGCAGAGACGGTTTCCGCAGAGGGTTTTCCCAATtcgaagaggatgaagaagacaGCGAAAGTACGGGGAAGCTTTACGCACTGATATGGATATGGATCAAGAAAAAGAGTTCATAGAGAAATGCCCAAAAACGATCAAAATTAAAAGCCGTTCCAATTGAAACCCTAAACCGATTGAAAGAGGTATTGAGAGAGTGAGGCGTGGATGGCAGAGAGAGTAAAAGGAGGTCATCACCTTTTCACCCGGCCGATAAGGTCGGAGACCTCGTCGCTCAAGCTGGTGGCGCCTGCTGCACGGCTTCGGGAAAGGAACGAAGAGGAGAGCGCGGAAATGAGAAATGGAGGAGATAAGAAAGGACTCCGAGCCGAGAGAGATGACGgcgagagggggagggagatagagagacgGGGAGTGGAAGCTTACCTATTTGGCCGGACGAGCCGGTCCGGGTGTCGCCGGAAGACTGATGGTCGCGTGCTGGAAGAGAAAGCCCTAACGGGCAATTTTAATTTTCCAAGGAAAGTTATTTCGAAAATCATAAAAACTACGCCTCTTTACATTGCTTTTACAGGCCACCAAACTACTGTTGAACATAGTGCAGCGCTGTTGGTCGACTCGATAAGCCTTCCTAGCCAAAATCTTGgagctcgagttgagttcaTAGTCAGTCGACTTAGTCGAGCTTTGACCACCTTAATCAAGTTTGTCGACCCTTAATTGAGTCAAGTTCAAACTCAACATGgaaccatgaaaatcaattctattcaaatgagtttgtcgagctttaatctaTTGAGCTATTATTGAGCTCGAGGTTTTATTAGCTAAGCTGAGTTTGAGCTGACTAAACTtgggctcaactcggctcatgttcacccctagaCTCAGCGACTTCACTCATCAACTCATTTGAGTTTTAAAATGACCTAGGGAGTCAAGGGCAAGCCGGGCCAAATGAGGGGCCAACCATGGCAATCTTGACCTCTGGTCAAGTTTTCTAACGATTCAAGCTGGCTCGGGCGATTTTTGAGCCAACTGAACGAGTCAGTTAactatgactttttttttttttttttgcgtatCAAATGCAAATGGTTGATGTACAACACTCCATTTAGTTCGCGAACTTAAATTCAACTAAAACAAAGATTTATGGATTGAGAATGATGAGAATGATGGCTTTAAGACACTCTAGTTAATTTGTGAATATCATAAATCAAGTGAAGCGCAAAGTTGAGATTAccgtggatctcaaatctgtgGTAAACAAACGTGGCCTACTTATATGGATAAACTTGTTGGGCCTGGGATCTGATATAAGTCAGAAACACACTTTACCATATCtacattcatattcaaattcatatttgaatttggttgtgaatccaaatccaaatatgaattttgaatatgaatgaatctGATCAACATTTACTTAAAAATGGGTATGTGAATATGATCGGATGTCgttttttatatctgaatctgaaccaaATTCTTAATTGGATATCAAACTTTTTATGCCAAACCACTTAGTTAAGAGACAAGAGCAGAACctcttaattttatatttaaaaatattgtaaacAAACGTGAGCATCCTAATGTGTTCATAAActttaatttaatataaatcatgttttatttaaagttattttttgtaaaaaaaattgatttttctcttattgAACCATTGATGTTATAATAGACGTTTATTGtttgattattaaaaaaatattatttactaacttaatatatgttccTCATCCACAAGAACATATCCATAAGATTAGATTgctaaaaacattttaataattatcttTGTAGGTTTGGCCCCTCCTAAAAAACgtagattttttaaaatgatatttcgatcGTTatcaaaattatcaaaatttgaaaaccttGACCATGCCTGATTTGAACACTGGAGACAACttcattaaatataaatctTTCCTATCTGGGGTTTGCCATGATTGGAACCAAATCTGGGTTATATCTGCCCCAATCTCCCCTGTTTTAATCATTTCAGTAAATGAGGTGATTATCAAATTGATAATTTCTTTAAACCTAAAGATTGATTAATTGCCCATTCATAAAACTTATACAAAGCTTTAACGAACAAAAGAATCAGTCTAATTAGTTATATTCCTCATTTAGTACATATCCAGATTCGTTTCTCCAAATGGTTCAAAAATCATACTATGTCAAATTCAGCTTCCATCATTTGAAATCAATTCAATCATATAACTGATTACCAGGCTTTTAAATCATCCAGGGATATGGATTTGATCGGTTCCAGTTCTAGTGGAACATAGGCCTGATCCATACAtctggttaaaaaaaaaaaatctaaaaagaaaaaaaggttaaatTAGTATAAAAATTAAGCATCAAAGGCTTTTGCAAGCATCTgatggcggagccaaaaattcTGAACTAAGGAGCattaatttgaataattttagaAAGATTAAATGGGTACcattaagcctgggcaccgggcttGGGTACCTGGCCCGATTGGGCCTGGACCCAAAAAAAACTGGCCCAGCCCAACTCGATAAGATATTGGGCCGGCCCGGGTCTGATGGGGCATGGTTCGactcaattattttttttaatttttattatcattttatttaatcataatacatattttattatttaaaatatattttatattcaaaatttttattttttaattaaaaattatttttttatattttggattCTTAGGAGCACTGatgcatgaaaaaaatgtgCAAATCCACAAGGAATGTATatgtaaaaacatgaaaatttgtggGCTGATGTGGACAAATGCTGATCACAACTGActtaattcttttgtttgtcaTTGAATCTCCAACATAATTCTAAAAATTCATAGCCTAatcttttattaattgtttaAATCCTCTTTAATATCATATTCTTGGAACTTGCATTCGGTTCTTATTAATCtcaattgaatttcaattttttttaggcaaTTTACATCTTGAAATTGGGAATAAGAAAAGTACGAGAGGGAtgtgaacctttttttttttaccccaCCACACATTGGGTCCTACACGCGttatataattattatatttttgttcCTATTAAAATAATTTCATTAGTTTTAAATTAAGAAACAAGGGTTAATAAGTAAGTAGATTTTTAGTGCACAAGTACGATGCACATAACCAGGTTCGGTGAGGAAGAGGTTATGGTGGGAATGGTGAGATGACCGTCATTTCTATTCAGGgtaaaagaaaacatgcaacACTTCATAGGCAATAAATTGGCAATGACCCTAGCTAAGTTTTGGCATCAGGCCCAAGTACTTGGTACTTGGTTCGATCGGGCCCGAATCAGTCTAGGTCGGCCCGGATAGGCCTGACGGGTAAGCCTGGGCACCAGGCCGGGCCGCCGCTGGGTACCCGTCCCGAATCGGGCTCGGAAAACGTGACCCGAGTCGGCAGGGCTTCTTATCGAGCTGGCTCAGGTGGGCTTGATAAGCCCGGATCAGgcccaaacaaatttttttaagtttttttattaatttatatatatatatatataatattttattaccattaattatttttatgtattattttatattaaaaagtatttttaatGTAATCGGGCCCGATTTAGGCCGGGCCAAAGTCGATTTCATGCAATGGGCCGGtacagcccgatgcccaggcttaatccTAGCAGCATGGTCATTTTAGAGttgggatgtcaataaattcTATTTAGAACAGTATTCGATGAAGTACATAAAAGAAAGTATATAGGAAAACATTCGTATTTGATTAAGAACTTGGACCAGATTCAggtataagaaatgacattcaataggattccaatttggatttaagTAAATGTccattggatttggatcatatatatatttaaataaatatcctaacTCAACGACTACaaacttggattcaaatattaATCTAAACATAGGATTCAGAttaagaattcaaattttgcatttggatatggtatatatttttcttaattcggattcaaatttgaatatataagTATCCAAAAAAGTAGATATGGTAAAGTATCGCAGCAGTGATAACATTGCAGGTTATGGCCCGATCATACTACCATCCACATATAGTAGGACGCCTCGACTAGTAATGGTGATGCGCAGATGTGCCTGTTGCGTGTGCCTCACTGAGGCGCACGCATCGTGGCGCAACCGGTGCCTGAAGCGCATGCTTTAGGCATCTTATGTTTTCATCTTTCATCCttcttgtttttaacattttgtgTGCTTCAAGCATCTTATGTTTTCACATTTCAAAACCCGTtaaatagtttttctttttgtttttaacatttttttttctctgtttttcaaCAGGTTAAGAGAAAAGGGGCTCTGGGTGACACCTTTTTATTTCCTACAAGGGCAGAGCCataaattttgatgaaataattttttttttttcaaaaatacgaGGGGGCCCATGAGCCACCTCCTTTTCCTTATGACGCTGATTAAATAAACTTTGACTAAAGATGTCTATGAGCAGAGTCAAAAAAATTTGTCTCTGGAGTACTAAATATATaggtaacaaattttcaattggtctTGGGGCAATGACGGGGTTTGGTGGGACTGATCCATATAATTGGACCAAAATCTACTCAGATCCAGCCATTAGAAACAAGGTTTTAGAGTGGGCTCCGTGACTCATACGCCCCACGCAGCCCACACCTACCTCCACCCCTAGAGGTGCCTAAAGCAGGGTAACACCAAGATGaaattcttttcatgttttttgcatATGAATGCAGGAAAGAAACACAATTGATATTTTATCATGAGTTCCAATTTTATACTTTCAATTAGGCACTTCAAAGAATagaaaaaagttatatatatgcTATTAGACCAAGTTTCTACATGATGTTGGAATCTCGATGTATGGAGCGGGAGTGACACATCGATGAAAGCAGACGTGTACCCCATGAGGACAAAGTGTTAGGTGGGAATTTTAGCTCTTTATATGGTGAGTCTCACTCACTCACTTCAAACAATATGTTGAAATCTAAAATATAAAACAGAGCATTGGGCCGGCCTGGCCTGATAATAAGGCAggctcgggccggcccgacaccTGAAACCCGGGCCCTAGCCTGACCCCAGCTCGAGTTCGACccaattaaattataaaaatatatatttttaatataaaataatgtataaatattaaaaaatgtaataaaatattatatttatatttataaataataaagtatatattaaaaaactgttATCGGGCCCTCAGAGCCAaaatgggcagttgcccacaccagcccttcaatgtttctttatttttatattaatattttcaaatatttgttctgttATATACATAGTGCCCCTTCAAATATAAAAACCAGTGAATGAATGCCCCTCCAGGAATTTTTTTCCCCCTTAGCCATGGGCTCCAAAGATCCTAGAGTTCTCAAACAAGTTAGAATTTTTTGTTCTGCATTTTTGACTTGGCAACTTGGATCCATTTGCATCCAGGCCTCAGGTGCACtgatcaaaactgaaatcaactGCACTTTGTAATATCCATATGCAAGACCACGGATACTGTAAATGACACTAATTGAGTTTGTTAGGTTCTCTATTTATAAACCATGCCCCTGGTTCCGAAGGCTACCTATTgtcttatttgttttaaatcttCAATAAACTGCATAACAAAATCGCTTCAAAATTgcacataaaatataaaaaaatgtttcatacaaagttaataaaatgttgtttaCTTTATACAAATATTACATAGTCACCTTTCCACAAACTATTCAAGGCAAGTGCTCTGTCATTTCGAGTTCCAGTAAGGCAGAGCCTAGGGctcgcatgggccctggcccacctcaattttttttaatttacatgtaaattttaaaaaattcacttgttctatgtaaaacttttgaaaaatgatatttttgccctagtcaaaatttaaaaactttaattcggcctgcttcataaaaattttttagCTCTACCCCTGAGTTCCAGCAAAACTACTTGGTACTGAGGGAGAGTTAATGAATGAACTTGAGGTGCGTTATGCAGCATCTCACTTGTTCAACTTGTAGGAGGCTATGTTTCAATATAATAAGGGGATAGGTCATATATTCTAGTTGAAGTAAGTAGAGATCTTTACACTTGGTACTGGTACAACTCTGAATTTTAAGAAGTAGTTTGACAGCATGGACACTTTATGAGTGTCCCATAAATCTGCCTCAAAGCTTGGAGTGtgttcataaaacaataattcTAGTGTCCGATGAATTTACCgtaattttttatgtaaattaaTATGACACCCACAAAGTATCCTTACTACCAAACGAACCATACAGGCAAGAGGAAAGAAGGGCTTCGGATCCTACCTAAAGAGTAGGATTAATCTTTTCGCTCGCCTTACATtataatgatgaatatcaaaaAGGCTTGAAAAACTAGCGGTATTAAATTGGGTTTCATACTCAAATAGATCAATTTGAATGTGGAGGATCGGCATGCGACTGCAATGGACTGATAGAGGATCTTGCATGGATCTTCCATGACCCTaatggcagagccacatggtgactggtgtgaACAACTGCCTACACTAGTTTCACAAAGGACAACTgtcaaaatttctggctctgctagTTTCCATGGCCCCATCATTTATCCCTAGCAACATCATGCAAATGAGAGGAGACGGGAAGAAATCTTGATTCCTTTTtgtattataatatataatggATTTGGGATAGCAGTTTGGGCCACAATTGTTTGGTAAGTCACAAGGGTGCTTTTTCATCTTCACTCATTGCCAAATAGTTGGAGTAAAGATGAAGTCCTCACTTTGAGGACTTGACATTAGTTCGATTTCCATGGGCATCTGTTAAAGGCTACACACAACCAGCGCTCGCTACATCAAGCTCCAGCTTGACTTGCTTAACTCGTTTTTGTTAAGTCTGTAtcgtttcttttaatttgtttaattaGTTAATCCGTTTGACTTTTCTCTTATTTCATTATATCGTTAAGCTCAGTTGAGTTCTTACACCTCAAACTTGACCCATTTAACATTAACATACAGAACTCGAGTTCTTCGAGCTTGAGTCTAGTTTTGATGAGCAGTTTTGAGTCGAACTTGGGCTGGCTCCACTCGTTGTATGGCCTTCACCCCTGCATAAATACATTGTATGTTATCAGTTCATTAACCAGGAAAGGACCTAAATATCTATTGGCAAAGATAAACACGCCAAGCTTTTGTAAACAAGCATGTGCTGATCTTTATAAGGAATGATATTTACTTTTCTTCATGCTTTCTAAAGCATAGAGTTTTCCTTATTATCACCTTTTTTTTAGGagtgtagcatagctggtcaggtTGGTGGGGTGATGAAAGCTcgatcatcagtttgattcttgtgagCGCTATATTTTTCAACCATAAGCACTATTATCGAGTTGAATAGAGCAACCTT harbors:
- the LOC116257542 gene encoding cyclin-dependent kinase C-2-like isoform X1, with translation MAAAAPGQLNLDESPSWGSRSVDCFEKLEQIGEGTYGQVYMAREIKTGEIVALKKIRMDNEREGFPITAIREIKILKKLHHENIIQLKEIVTSPGPEKDEHGRPDGNKYKGSIYMVFEYMDHDLTGLSDRPGMRFTVPQIKCYMRQLLTGLHYCHVNQVLHRDIKGSNLLIDNEGHLKLADFGLARSFSSDHNGNLTNRVITLWYRPPELLLGSTKYGPAVDMWSVGCIFAELLNGKPILPGKNEPEQLNKIFELCGSPDEVNWPGVSKIPWYNNFKPSRPMKRRLRDVFKHFDRHALELLERMLTLDPSQRISAKDALDAEYFWCDPLPCDPKSLPKYESSHEFQTKKKRQQQRQHEETAKRQKLQHPQQHQRLPPIQQPGQPHMQIRPGPNQPMHNAPPQVVAGPSHHYNKPRGPPGGQNRYPQGGNPSGGYNPNRGGQAGGYATGPYPPQGRGPGYAGTSMPGGGPPRAGAGAYGVGAPNYPQSGPYGNSGTGRAPNMMGGNRNPQYGWQQ
- the LOC116257542 gene encoding cyclin-dependent kinase C-2-like isoform X2 — protein: MAAAAPGQLNLDESPSWGSRSVDCFEKLEQIGEGTYGQVYMAREIKTGEIVALKKIRMDNEREGFPITAIREIKILKKLHHENIIQLKEIVTSPGPEKDEHGRPDGNKYKGSIYMVFEYMDHDLTGLSDRPGMRFTVPQIKCYMRQLLTGLHYCHVNQVLHRDIKGSNLLIDNEGHLKLADFGLARSFSSDHNGNLTNRVITLWYRPPELLLGSTKYGPAVDMWSVGCIFAELLNGKPILPGKNEPEQLNKIFELCGSPDEVNWPGVSKIPWYNNFKPSRPMKRRLRDVFKHFDRHALELLERMLTLDPSQRISAKDALDAEYFWCDPLPCDPKSLPKYESSHEFQTKKKRQQQRQHEETAKRQKLQHPQQHQRLPPIQQPGQPHMQIRPGPNQPMHNAPPQVVAGPSHHYNKPRGPPGGQNRYPQGGNPSGGYNPNRGGQAGGYATGPYPPQGRGPGYAGTSMPGGGPPRAGAGAYGVGAPNYPQSGPYGNSGTGRAPNMMGGNRNPQYGWQQ
- the LOC116257542 gene encoding cyclin-dependent kinase C-2-like isoform X3 → MAREIKTGEIVALKKIRMDNEREGFPITAIREIKILKKLHHENIIQLKEIVTSPGPEKDEHGRPDGNKYKGSIYMVFEYMDHDLTGLSDRPGMRFTVPQIKCYMRQLLTGLHYCHVNQVLHRDIKGSNLLIDNEGHLKLADFGLARSFSSDHNGNLTNRVITLWYRPPELLLGSTKYGPAVDMWSVGCIFAELLNGKPILPGKNEPEQLNKIFELCGSPDEVNWPGVSKIPWYNNFKPSRPMKRRLRDVFKHFDRHALELLERMLTLDPSQRISAKDALDAEYFWCDPLPCDPKSLPKYESSHEFQTKKKRQQQRQHEETAKRQKLQHPQQHQRLPPIQQPGQPHMQIRPGPNQPMHNAPPQVVAGPSHHYNKPRGPPGGQNRYPQGGNPSGGYNPNRGGQAGGYATGPYPPQGRGPGYAGTSMPGGGPPRAGAGAYGVGAPNYPQSGPYGNSGTGRAPNMMGGNRNPQYGWQQ
- the LOC116257542 gene encoding cyclin-dependent kinase C-2-like isoform X4, whose translation is MDNEREGFPITAIREIKILKKLHHENIIQLKEIVTSPGPEKDEHGRPDGNKYKGSIYMVFEYMDHDLTGLSDRPGMRFTVPQIKCYMRQLLTGLHYCHVNQVLHRDIKGSNLLIDNEGHLKLADFGLARSFSSDHNGNLTNRVITLWYRPPELLLGSTKYGPAVDMWSVGCIFAELLNGKPILPGKNEPEQLNKIFELCGSPDEVNWPGVSKIPWYNNFKPSRPMKRRLRDVFKHFDRHALELLERMLTLDPSQRISAKDALDAEYFWCDPLPCDPKSLPKYESSHEFQTKKKRQQQRQHEETAKRQKLQHPQQHQRLPPIQQPGQPHMQIRPGPNQPMHNAPPQVVAGPSHHYNKPRGPPGGQNRYPQGGNPSGGYNPNRGGQAGGYATGPYPPQGRGPGYAGTSMPGGGPPRAGAGAYGVGAPNYPQSGPYGNSGTGRAPNMMGGNRNPQYGWQQ